A single window of Mustelus asterias unplaced genomic scaffold, sMusAst1.hap1.1 HAP1_SCAFFOLD_77, whole genome shotgun sequence DNA harbors:
- the LOC144483750 gene encoding uncharacterized protein LOC144483750, whose product MEKQWKCVDCGKGISFPSQLEVHQRSHTGERPFTCSVCGKGFTHSYNLLTHQRVHTGERPFTCPVCGKGFTRSSHIVTHQLVHTDERLSPCSDCGKSFKCKKDLLTHQRIHTGERPFTCCVCGKGFIQSSHLQTHQLVHSDNKLFNCSHCEKSFKNKKDLLTHQYTHTGERPFTCCVCGKGFSHPSALLNHQRIHTRERPFTCSDCGKGFINSSNLLIHQQLHTGDRPFTCSECGKGFTRSYNFLTQQQVHSEERPFTCSVCGKGFTRSSNLLNHQRVHTGERPFTCSMCGKGFSQSSNLLTHQRVHSGERPFTCSVCGKGFSHFSYLLKHQRVHTGERPFTCNVCGKGFVQSSHLLTHRRVHKGLQGLDSTLIDAVNHIQV is encoded by the coding sequence atggagaaacagtggaaatgtgtggattgtgggaaaggaatcagtttcccatcacaactggaagttcatcagcgcagtcacactggggagagaccgttcacctgctctgtttgtgggaagggattcacccattcatacaaccttctgactcaccaacgggttcacactggggagaggccgttcacctgccctgtgtgtgggaagggattcactcgctcatcccacattgtgacacaccaacttgttcacactgatgagagactgtctccatgttctgactgtgggaagagttttaaatgcaaaaaagatctgctgacgcaccaacgtattcacactggggagagaccgttcacctgctgtgtgtgtgggaaaggattcattcagtcatcccacttgcagacacatcaacttgttcactctgataacaaactttttaattgttcccactgtgagaagagctttaaaaataaaaaagatctgctgacgcaccaatatactcacactggggagaggccattcacctgctgtgtgtgtgggaagggattcagccatccatctgccctattgaaccaccagagaattcacactagggagaggcccttcacctgctcagactgtgggaagggattcattaattcatccaaccttctgatacaccagcaactccacacaggggatcgaccgttcacctgctctgaatgtgggaagggattcacccgttcatacaactttctgacacagcagcaggttcacagtgaggagaggccattcacttgctccgtatgtgggaagggattcactcgttcatccaacctattgaatcaccagcgagttcacactggggagaggccgttcacctgctccatgtgtgggaagggattcagtcagtcatccaacctgctgacacatcagagagttcacagtggggagaggccatttacctgctctgtctgtgggaagggattttctcatttctcttatcttctgaaacaccagcgagttcacactggggagaggccgttcacctgtaatgtctgtggaaagggatttgttcagtcatcccacctgctaacacaccggcgagttcacaagggactgcaaggtttggattctacacttatcgatgctgttaatcatatccaggtctga